One Candidatus Binataceae bacterium genomic region harbors:
- a CDS encoding amidohydrolase family protein: MSFSYQGRNICGIDVHTHVPRRPGLAVSASGQQMARYFQSTIQSSTIEEMADLYRRMDLLAVTFSVDAETVSGVPFDGNDYVADIQRRYPDVFIGWASVDPHKGKLAVQELERSVKELGLRGLKLHPITQAFFPDDQAFYPLWAKAAELGVPVVFHTGHTGVGSGGPGGTGLKLKYAQPIHLDDVAADFPTLTIIGAHPSWPWQDEMLSICLHKSNVFIDLSGWSPKYFSPALIQYANTLLQNKVMFGSDFPVISPERWLKDFEAAAFRDEVRPKIMLENARRVLKLEA; this comes from the coding sequence ATGAGCTTCAGCTATCAGGGCCGAAACATTTGCGGGATCGACGTTCATACTCACGTGCCGCGCCGCCCGGGCCTGGCGGTTTCCGCTAGCGGCCAGCAGATGGCGCGTTACTTTCAAAGCACCATCCAGAGCAGCACCATCGAAGAAATGGCCGATTTATATCGGCGCATGGATTTGTTGGCGGTTACCTTTAGCGTGGACGCGGAAACCGTCTCGGGCGTGCCATTTGACGGCAACGATTATGTGGCCGACATCCAGCGTCGCTATCCCGATGTGTTCATCGGCTGGGCCAGTGTCGATCCGCACAAGGGCAAGTTGGCGGTGCAGGAGCTGGAGCGTTCGGTCAAGGAGCTAGGGCTGCGCGGGCTTAAGCTCCACCCCATCACTCAAGCCTTTTTCCCCGACGATCAGGCCTTTTACCCGCTGTGGGCCAAGGCGGCGGAATTGGGTGTGCCGGTGGTCTTTCATACCGGCCACACCGGCGTGGGTTCAGGCGGTCCGGGTGGGACTGGGCTCAAGCTGAAGTACGCCCAGCCCATTCATCTGGATGACGTGGCGGCTGATTTTCCCACCCTTACCATTATCGGAGCCCATCCCTCATGGCCCTGGCAGGACGAGATGCTCTCCATCTGCTTGCATAAATCCAACGTCTTCATCGATCTGTCGGGATGGTCGCCCAAATATTTTTCGCCCGCGCTCATCCAGTACGCCAACACCCTGCTGCAGAACAAAGTGATGTTCGGTTCGGACTTTCCGGTCATCAGTCCCGAGCGCTGGCTGAAGGATTTCGAAGCCGCGGCCTTCCGCGACGAGGTTCGCCCCAAGATCATGTTGGAAAACGCGCGGCGGGTACTCAAGCTCGAGGCTTGA
- a CDS encoding molybdopterin-dependent oxidoreductase, whose translation MRSDFTNLTRRRFLIATAGILSWGFPVPVSAGYGGITPNAQFYVTTYAVTPRVDPQSWRLRIGGLVKQPLALDFFSLQQLPHVRQEMTLECIGNPPNGSLIGNAWWEGTNLAALLERVGIKRQAVYAVLRAADGYSTGIALDELLRKQNFIAYRMNGVPLPAAHGYPARIFIPGKFGMKQPKWLTEIELVDRPYLGYWEKRGWSNSAWRKLNSGFFYPPTAADASLITRLTQPHRVRTPVELSGWAINGPAGVRRVEVRAAGASWHQATLVRNHSPYIWTVWKYRFTAKPGRYEISVRATGGDGAVQPAAHPADNSGTEAQARIVLDVL comes from the coding sequence ATGCGAAGCGATTTTACAAATCTGACACGCCGGCGATTCCTAATCGCGACCGCCGGCATCCTGAGTTGGGGCTTTCCGGTGCCGGTCAGTGCCGGCTACGGCGGAATCACGCCCAATGCTCAATTCTACGTGACCACTTACGCGGTCACCCCGCGCGTGGACCCACAAAGCTGGCGCCTGCGTATCGGCGGTCTGGTGAAGCAGCCGCTGGCGCTGGATTTTTTCAGCCTGCAACAGCTTCCCCACGTGCGCCAAGAGATGACCCTGGAATGTATAGGCAATCCGCCTAACGGCAGTTTGATCGGGAATGCCTGGTGGGAAGGAACCAATCTAGCCGCGCTGTTGGAACGTGTCGGCATCAAGCGCCAGGCGGTCTATGCCGTCCTGCGCGCGGCCGATGGGTACTCTACCGGAATTGCGCTGGATGAGCTTCTACGCAAACAAAACTTCATCGCCTATCGAATGAACGGCGTTCCGCTGCCGGCCGCGCACGGTTACCCGGCACGCATATTCATCCCCGGCAAATTCGGCATGAAACAGCCCAAGTGGCTGACCGAGATCGAGCTGGTCGATCGACCGTACCTCGGCTATTGGGAGAAGCGCGGCTGGAGCAACAGCGCTTGGCGCAAACTCAACAGCGGTTTTTTCTACCCACCCACCGCCGCCGATGCATCCTTAATCACGCGACTGACCCAGCCCCATCGAGTCCGCACTCCGGTCGAATTGTCCGGGTGGGCGATCAACGGACCCGCAGGCGTGCGCCGTGTCGAGGTTCGAGCCGCAGGCGCAAGCTGGCATCAGGCAACTCTGGTCCGCAACCACTCGCCCTACATCTGGACGGTATGGAAATATCGCTTCACGGCAAAGCCGGGGCGCTATGAGATTAGCGTCCGCGCTACCGGAGGCGACGGGGCAGTGCAACCCGCAGCTCATCCCGCCGATAACAGCGGCACCGAGGCCCAGGCCCGCATCGTTTTAGACGTGCTCTAA
- a CDS encoding Rieske 2Fe-2S domain-containing protein, with product MLTQADNQLVTQVGAGRPMGEMLREYWMPAVLASKLEADGAPARVRLLGENFIAFRATDGRVGFFDEGCPHRCTSLALARNEDNALTCIFHGWKIDVSGKVVEVPSEPPERRAEFAAKVRVRHYPVREAGGAIWVYLGRREQPPNFPRFEFNLLPPSHIDVYRGILHSNWFQVMETTIDSSHLGVLHSYWLRTGREAAGTPLAAANNGPTYEVLGQPWGFREAALRDLFDGTVYTRIREVVAPFYSFVPMDSSVSNLTLAPVPIDDEWTSIWYWRFDLHKPLTPEELFQIRGYSHDPDNVASGLGGIDNRWGQDRKAMKEGHWSGLRSLNIEDFAVAEAPGAIADRSREYLGSSDSTLIRYRRMMLAAVRAHMAGQPALGQEQEIDYSKIRAVTLRNPKGYDWRQCDPLAPPASMIV from the coding sequence ATGTTGACACAGGCAGACAATCAACTTGTCACCCAGGTTGGCGCAGGCCGGCCCATGGGCGAGATGTTGCGCGAGTACTGGATGCCCGCCGTGCTCGCCAGCAAGCTTGAGGCCGATGGCGCACCGGCACGAGTGCGCCTGCTGGGCGAAAACTTTATCGCTTTTCGTGCGACCGATGGCCGGGTTGGTTTCTTCGACGAAGGTTGCCCCCATCGCTGCACCTCGCTGGCGCTGGCGCGCAACGAAGACAACGCGCTTACTTGCATCTTTCACGGCTGGAAAATCGACGTCTCGGGCAAAGTGGTGGAAGTGCCTTCCGAGCCGCCCGAGCGGCGCGCCGAATTCGCCGCCAAGGTGCGGGTGCGCCATTATCCGGTGCGCGAGGCCGGCGGCGCGATTTGGGTTTATCTTGGCCGTCGTGAACAGCCACCTAATTTTCCCAGGTTCGAGTTCAATCTGCTTCCCCCCTCCCACATCGATGTTTATCGCGGGATCCTTCATTCGAACTGGTTTCAGGTGATGGAAACCACTATCGACTCCTCGCATCTCGGCGTGTTGCATTCGTACTGGTTACGCACTGGACGGGAGGCGGCGGGTACCCCGCTGGCGGCGGCCAATAACGGCCCAACCTACGAAGTCCTCGGTCAGCCTTGGGGTTTTCGCGAGGCCGCTTTGCGCGATCTATTCGATGGCACCGTGTACACTCGGATCCGCGAAGTTGTTGCCCCGTTTTATTCCTTTGTGCCGATGGACTCCAGCGTGTCCAACCTGACCTTGGCTCCCGTGCCGATTGACGACGAATGGACCTCGATCTGGTACTGGCGCTTCGATTTGCATAAGCCGCTCACGCCCGAAGAGTTGTTTCAGATTCGCGGCTACTCGCACGATCCCGACAATGTCGCGAGTGGCTTGGGCGGAATCGACAACCGCTGGGGTCAGGATCGCAAGGCCATGAAAGAAGGCCATTGGAGCGGGCTGCGTAGCCTCAATATCGAGGACTTCGCGGTAGCCGAAGCGCCGGGCGCGATCGCCGATCGCAGCCGCGAGTACCTGGGCTCCTCCGACAGTACTCTGATTCGCTATCGGCGCATGATGCTGGCGGCAGTTCGCGCTCACATGGCGGGACAGCCGGCACTGGGACAGGAGCAGGAGATCGATTACAGCAAAATCCGCGCGGTCACCTTGCGCAACCCCAAGGGTTACGACTGGCGCCAATGTGACCCACTGGCGCCGCCGGCCTCGATGATCGTCTAA
- a CDS encoding Rieske 2Fe-2S domain-containing protein, producing MLTREENELLSRIGRDTAMGAYMREFWMPAVHSRLLVADGAPRRVRLMGENFVAFRATDGRVGMFDEGCPHRCTSLALARNEDNALTCIFHGWKIDVSGKVVEVPSEPPERRAEFAAKVRVRHYPVHEAGGMVWVYLGQDEQPPRFPQFEFNQLPPSHSQAHRAVVHASWLQGMETTIDSSHLGVLHAYWLRRSGRNALATFNTGPTFDYVMKPYGFREAALRDLFDGTVYTRIREVVMPFYSFVAMENTSPNLTVMLIPIDDEWHAQWYVWYDLNKPLTRQTRLELLNNYRPWSTERLAALDDEQLAAALDNVAAELGGRDQVWHQDRAAMKEGHFSGLSTLGHEDFAVAESTGPIADRTREYLGSSDSTVIRYRRMMLEAVRAHASGQAARGLDRTIDYGAIRAIALRNRQGEDWREIDAFKPPQSLDND from the coding sequence ATGCTGACCCGAGAAGAAAACGAACTCTTATCGCGCATCGGTCGCGATACCGCGATGGGCGCTTACATGCGCGAGTTTTGGATGCCCGCGGTCCATTCGCGGCTGCTTGTGGCTGATGGCGCGCCGCGGCGGGTTCGCTTGATGGGTGAGAATTTTGTCGCCTTCCGCGCCACCGACGGTCGCGTCGGCATGTTCGACGAGGGTTGCCCCCATCGCTGCACCTCGCTGGCGCTGGCACGCAACGAAGACAACGCGCTTACTTGCATCTTTCACGGCTGGAAAATCGACGTCTCGGGCAAAGTGGTGGAAGTGCCTTCCGAGCCGCCTGAGCGGCGCGCCGAATTCGCCGCCAAGGTGCGGGTGCGCCATTATCCGGTCCATGAGGCCGGTGGCATGGTGTGGGTTTACCTGGGCCAGGACGAGCAGCCACCGCGCTTTCCCCAGTTCGAGTTCAATCAGTTGCCGCCCAGCCATTCTCAGGCCCATCGAGCGGTGGTCCATGCCAGTTGGCTGCAGGGGATGGAAACCACCATCGATTCCTCCCACTTGGGTGTGCTGCACGCGTATTGGCTTCGCCGCAGCGGGCGCAATGCGCTGGCAACCTTTAACACCGGCCCCACTTTCGATTATGTGATGAAGCCTTATGGTTTCCGCGAAGCCGCTCTGCGCGACCTGTTCGACGGCACGGTCTATACGCGGATCCGCGAAGTGGTGATGCCCTTTTATTCTTTTGTGGCGATGGAAAATACTTCACCCAATCTGACGGTGATGTTAATTCCGATCGACGACGAATGGCATGCCCAATGGTACGTCTGGTACGACCTCAACAAGCCGCTGACTCGCCAGACCCGGCTGGAGCTGCTCAACAATTACCGGCCGTGGAGCACTGAGCGGCTGGCGGCGCTGGATGACGAGCAACTGGCGGCGGCGCTGGACAACGTGGCAGCCGAGCTTGGCGGTCGCGACCAGGTTTGGCATCAGGACCGGGCCGCCATGAAGGAGGGGCACTTCAGCGGCCTAAGTACCCTGGGCCACGAGGACTTTGCGGTGGCCGAGTCCACCGGACCAATCGCCGATCGCACCCGTGAGTATCTGGGCTCTTCTGACAGCACCGTGATTCGCTACCGACGCATGATGTTGGAGGCCGTGCGCGCTCACGCCAGCGGACAGGCCGCGCGCGGCCTGGACCGCACTATCGACTATGGCGCGATTCGCGCCATAGCGTTGCGCAATCGGCAGGGCGAGGACTGGCGCGAGATCGACGCTTTTAAACCGCCCCAGTCGCTGGATAACGACTAG
- a CDS encoding Rieske 2Fe-2S domain-containing protein produces MLTREDNELLCRVGVGTPMGELLREYWMPAALTSQLEADGAPLRVRLMGENFVCFRATDGRVGFFDEGCPHRCTSLALARNEDNALTCIFHGWKIDVSGKVVEVPSEPPERRAEFAAKVRVRHYPVHESGGMVWVYLGKRDPAPAFPEFEFTNLPPTHCAIHRAVVHSNWVQGLETTIDSSHLGVLHSYWLKNRSNSGGALATANNGPVYDQWMKSYGFREVAARDLFDGSVYMRIREVVAPFYSFVPMDSFVPRLAICLIPIDDDWHAQWYIRYQSEAPIAEDFMRYHRQYPDPSNIAADMPGREQVWGQDRKAMKEGHWSGLATLNFEDFAVAEAPGILIDRSREYLGSSDSTLIRYRRMMLQAVRDHQAGKPPMGLDGTVDFSSIRAVTVRTKKGVDWREIDPLNPPETLALRHRAE; encoded by the coding sequence ATGCTGACGCGTGAAGACAACGAATTGCTGTGTCGAGTCGGCGTGGGAACGCCGATGGGCGAATTGTTGCGCGAGTATTGGATGCCGGCCGCGCTCACCTCGCAGCTGGAAGCCGACGGCGCGCCGCTGCGGGTGCGCTTGATGGGCGAGAACTTCGTTTGTTTTCGCGCCACTGACGGCCGCGTGGGTTTCTTCGACGAAGGCTGTCCCCATCGCTGTACCTCGCTGGCGCTGGCGCGTAACGAAGACAACGCGCTTACCTGCATCTTTCACGGCTGGAAGATCGACGTCTCGGGCAAAGTGGTCGAGGTGCCTTCCGAGCCACCCGAGCGGCGCGCCGAGTTTGCCGCCAAGGTGCGGGTGCGCCATTACCCGGTGCACGAAAGTGGCGGCATGGTCTGGGTATACCTGGGCAAACGCGATCCCGCCCCGGCCTTCCCCGAATTTGAATTTACCAACCTGCCTCCCACCCATTGCGCGATTCATCGCGCGGTAGTGCACAGCAACTGGGTGCAGGGCTTGGAGACTACTATCGATTCCTCCCACTTGGGAGTGCTGCATTCCTATTGGCTTAAGAACCGCAGCAACTCCGGCGGCGCGCTGGCCACCGCCAATAATGGACCGGTGTACGATCAATGGATGAAGTCCTACGGCTTCCGCGAAGTGGCTGCGCGCGATCTGTTCGACGGTAGCGTTTATATGCGCATTCGCGAGGTGGTGGCGCCCTTCTATTCCTTCGTGCCGATGGACTCCTTCGTGCCGCGCCTAGCCATCTGCCTAATCCCGATCGATGACGACTGGCACGCGCAGTGGTACATTCGCTATCAGAGCGAGGCGCCGATCGCCGAAGACTTCATGCGCTACCATCGCCAGTATCCCGACCCCAGCAACATCGCGGCAGATATGCCCGGCCGCGAGCAGGTCTGGGGCCAGGATCGCAAGGCGATGAAAGAAGGGCATTGGAGCGGCCTGGCGACCCTCAATTTCGAGGACTTCGCGGTCGCCGAGGCCCCGGGCATCCTGATCGATCGCAGCCGTGAGTACCTGGGTTCCTCCGACAGTACTCTGATTCGCTATCGGCGCATGATGCTGCAAGCCGTGCGTGACCATCAGGCTGGCAAGCCACCGATGGGGCTGGACGGAACGGTTGATTTCTCCAGTATTCGCGCGGTCACGGTGCGGACTAAGAAGGGGGTTGACTGGCGTGAAATCGATCCGCTCAATCCTCCCGAAACGCTAGCTTTACGCCATCGGGCGGAGTGA
- a CDS encoding Rieske 2Fe-2S domain-containing protein, with amino-acid sequence MLTHEENELLVRVGPGSPMGDYMREFWMPALRSESLEADGAPRRVRLMGENFVAFRSTDGRVGFFDEGCPHRCTSLALARNEDNALTCIFHGWKMDVSGKVVEVPSEPPERRVEFAAKVRVRHYPVREAGGMVWVYLGKEEQPPRFLDFELNTIARENVEPFPALVHSNWLQGLETTIDSSHLGVLHAYWLKKMTTTSGSAMASMNNGPTYEYLSKPYGFREAALRDLFDGTVYQRIREVMLPFFSFVPMDHFMPHLTIIVVPVDDEWHWQWYIWFYPDKPLSEEQRLRMMGGTGTRDNVAANFRHREDNWGQDRAAMKEGHWSGFQTLNYEDFAVGEAPGVIMDRTREYLGSSDSTLIRLRRLLLAAVRAHQQGKPVYHREQAVDFGKIRAITLRAPKDMDWKDVDPFNPPPSLPFLG; translated from the coding sequence GTGCTCACACACGAAGAAAATGAGTTGCTGGTTCGGGTCGGTCCGGGTAGCCCGATGGGCGACTACATGCGCGAATTCTGGATGCCGGCGTTGCGCAGCGAAAGTTTGGAGGCCGACGGTGCGCCGCGGCGGGTACGCTTGATGGGCGAAAACTTCGTCGCCTTTCGTTCCACCGATGGACGGGTGGGATTCTTCGATGAAGGTTGCCCCCATCGCTGCACTTCGCTGGCGCTGGCGCGCAATGAAGACAATGCCCTGACGTGTATTTTCCACGGCTGGAAGATGGACGTCTCGGGCAAAGTGGTCGAGGTGCCCTCCGAGCCGCCCGAGCGACGGGTCGAATTCGCGGCCAAGGTGCGGGTGCGCCATTATCCCGTGCGCGAGGCGGGCGGCATGGTGTGGGTCTATCTGGGTAAGGAGGAGCAGCCGCCGCGGTTTTTGGATTTCGAGCTCAACACCATCGCGCGCGAGAACGTCGAGCCCTTTCCCGCCTTGGTGCACAGCAATTGGCTGCAAGGGCTGGAAACCACCATCGATTCCTCCCATCTGGGCGTGTTGCATGCCTACTGGCTGAAAAAGATGACCACCACCTCGGGCAGCGCGATGGCCAGTATGAATAACGGCCCAACCTACGAATATCTGTCCAAACCCTACGGCTTCCGCGAGGCGGCTCTGCGTGACCTGTTCGACGGCACCGTTTATCAGCGCATCCGTGAAGTGATGCTGCCCTTTTTCTCGTTCGTGCCGATGGACCACTTCATGCCGCATCTGACCATCATCGTGGTGCCGGTGGACGACGAGTGGCATTGGCAATGGTACATCTGGTTTTATCCCGACAAGCCGCTGAGCGAAGAGCAGCGTCTGCGCATGATGGGCGGGACGGGCACACGCGATAACGTCGCCGCCAACTTTCGCCATCGCGAAGACAATTGGGGCCAGGATCGCGCGGCGATGAAGGAAGGGCATTGGAGCGGGTTCCAAACCCTCAACTATGAAGACTTCGCGGTGGGTGAGGCCCCGGGCGTGATCATGGATCGTACCCGTGAGTACTTGGGCAGCAGTGACAGCACGTTGATTCGCTTGCGCCGCCTCCTGCTGGCCGCGGTCCGTGCCCATCAGCAGGGCAAGCCGGTGTATCATCGCGAGCAAGCCGTGGATTTTGGCAAGATTCGCGCGATCACGCTGCGCGCCCCCAAAGATATGGATTGGAAGGACGTCGATCCGTTCAATCCGCCCCCCTCATTGCCCTTCTTAGGCTGA
- the dinB gene encoding DNA polymerase IV encodes MAAQSAWPAVIAHADMDAFYASVEQLDHPELRGLPVIVGGRSARGVVASASYEARRFGVRAAMPGAQAMKLCPQAVFVAGRMTRYSEISRQIREIFYSFTPLVEPLSLDEAFLDLTGTERLLGSPQEIGRALRRRVREQTGLVVSVGIAPIKMVAKILSDMSKPDGLLMLGPEYLDRFLQPLPVERLWGVGRVTLERLQAANIRTIGDLARAAPGLLANRLGSLGAHLAELARGSDPRPVNPDWQRKSYGEESTFERDLALNELELKRTLIAHGEALARRLRADSVQALTVTLKLKLARPLGGGRYPILTRSHTLTSPTADGDRITRTALALLGALKLAERVRLAGVQVHNLRRASASQLDLFAEGTNKRARLNDALDELAHRFGEDAVVRGLARATRASPTTRIK; translated from the coding sequence ATGGCGGCACAATCAGCTTGGCCCGCGGTAATCGCCCATGCCGACATGGATGCGTTCTACGCCTCGGTGGAACAGTTGGACCATCCCGAGTTGCGCGGCCTGCCGGTAATTGTCGGTGGACGCAGCGCGCGCGGCGTGGTCGCCTCGGCCTCCTATGAAGCACGCCGCTTCGGGGTGCGCGCCGCGATGCCTGGAGCACAGGCGATGAAGCTCTGTCCGCAGGCCGTCTTCGTGGCCGGGCGGATGACACGCTATAGTGAAATCTCACGCCAGATCCGCGAGATCTTTTACAGCTTCACACCGCTGGTCGAACCCCTGTCGCTGGACGAGGCGTTCCTTGACCTCACAGGCACCGAGCGGCTGCTGGGCTCGCCCCAGGAGATCGGCCGGGCGCTTCGTCGCCGCGTGCGCGAACAAACCGGGCTGGTGGTGTCGGTGGGAATCGCGCCGATTAAGATGGTCGCCAAAATCCTCAGCGACATGTCCAAGCCCGACGGCTTGTTGATGCTCGGACCGGAGTACTTAGACCGGTTTCTGCAGCCATTGCCGGTGGAGCGACTATGGGGCGTGGGGCGCGTCACGCTGGAGCGCTTGCAGGCCGCAAACATACGAACGATCGGCGATTTGGCCCGCGCGGCACCGGGGCTACTGGCCAACCGGCTGGGCTCTTTGGGCGCGCACCTGGCGGAATTGGCGCGGGGTAGCGACCCACGGCCGGTCAATCCTGATTGGCAACGTAAATCTTACGGGGAAGAGAGCACCTTTGAGCGCGACCTGGCGCTGAATGAACTGGAGCTCAAGCGCACTTTAATTGCGCATGGCGAAGCTTTAGCCCGCCGCCTGCGCGCCGATTCGGTCCAGGCACTTACCGTCACCCTCAAGCTCAAACTGGCTCGTCCGCTGGGCGGGGGCCGTTATCCAATACTGACCCGCAGCCACACCCTGACCAGTCCCACAGCAGACGGCGACCGGATTACGCGCACCGCCCTCGCCCTGTTAGGCGCGCTCAAGCTGGCTGAGCGAGTGCGGCTGGCGGGAGTCCAGGTCCATAACTTGCGCCGCGCTAGCGCCAGTCAGTTGGATTTGTTCGCCGAAGGCACCAACAAGCGCGCGCGGCTCAACGATGCGCTAGATGAGCTGGCGCACCGCTTTGGCGAAGACGCCGTGGTGCGGGGTTTGGCCCGCGCCACGCGCGCCTCGCCGACCACCCGCATCAAGTAG
- the leuC gene encoding 3-isopropylmalate dehydratase large subunit, giving the protein MAQTLFEKIWQNHVVYQEPGRPALLYIDLHLIHEVTSPQAFESLRNSGRKVREPGRTFSTLDHNIPTTDHRLPIAEPNSRLQVETMRQNCKDFGLSLFDLGSENQGIVHVIGPELGLTQPGMTVICGDSHTSTHGAMGALAIGVGSSEVEHVLATQCLWQEKCPTLEIRVDGQRGRGVSAKDIILAIIGKIGTGGGIGYAVEFTGSAIRTLSMDQRMTVCNMTIEAGARAGMISPDQTTIEYLRGRPYAPQGAEFERAAVRWLALATEPGARFDRTVTLDASAIAPQVTWGTNPGMVTEVTGRVPDPKQIGDSAQRAATERALAYMGLEAGTPITEIKLDRVFIGSCTNSRLDDLQAAARIVKGHKVAPNIQALVVPGSQRVKAAAEKLGLDQIFREAGFQWRESGCSMCLGMNPDFLLPKERCASTSNRNFEGRQGKDGRTHLVGPEMAAAAAIAGHFVDVRSWR; this is encoded by the coding sequence ATGGCCCAGACATTATTCGAGAAAATTTGGCAAAACCACGTGGTTTATCAGGAGCCGGGCCGGCCGGCCCTGCTGTATATCGACCTGCATTTGATTCACGAGGTGACCTCGCCCCAAGCCTTCGAGAGTTTGCGCAACAGCGGGCGCAAGGTGCGCGAGCCGGGTCGGACCTTCAGCACCCTTGACCATAACATTCCCACCACTGACCATCGTTTGCCTATCGCCGAGCCCAACTCGCGGCTGCAAGTCGAAACGATGCGTCAGAATTGCAAGGACTTTGGCCTGAGCCTTTTCGACCTGGGTTCGGAAAATCAAGGTATCGTGCATGTCATCGGCCCTGAGCTGGGGCTGACCCAGCCCGGGATGACGGTTATCTGTGGCGACAGCCACACCTCCACCCACGGTGCGATGGGCGCACTGGCGATCGGCGTGGGCAGCAGCGAGGTCGAGCATGTGCTGGCCACCCAATGTTTGTGGCAGGAAAAATGCCCGACCCTGGAAATTCGCGTGGATGGGCAGCGTGGCCGTGGGGTGAGCGCCAAAGATATTATCCTGGCGATTATCGGCAAGATCGGCACCGGCGGGGGAATCGGCTACGCGGTGGAATTCACCGGCAGCGCGATCCGGACACTGTCGATGGATCAGCGGATGACGGTGTGCAACATGACGATCGAGGCCGGGGCACGCGCCGGCATGATCTCACCCGACCAGACCACGATCGAATATCTGCGCGGTCGCCCTTACGCGCCGCAAGGGGCAGAGTTCGAGCGCGCCGCCGTGCGCTGGCTAGCGTTGGCCACCGAGCCGGGCGCCCGCTTCGATCGCACCGTTACCCTGGATGCCAGCGCGATCGCGCCACAGGTGACTTGGGGCACCAATCCCGGGATGGTCACCGAAGTCACCGGCCGAGTGCCCGATCCCAAACAAATCGGGGATTCGGCCCAGCGCGCCGCCACCGAGCGGGCACTAGCCTACATGGGGCTGGAAGCGGGCACGCCGATCACGGAGATCAAGCTGGACCGCGTGTTTATCGGCTCCTGCACCAATTCGCGCCTGGACGATCTGCAGGCTGCGGCCCGCATTGTAAAAGGACACAAAGTCGCGCCCAACATTCAGGCGCTGGTAGTGCCGGGCTCGCAGCGAGTCAAAGCCGCGGCCGAGAAACTGGGGCTGGACCAGATCTTCCGCGAGGCTGGCTTTCAGTGGCGAGAATCGGGATGCAGCATGTGCCTGGGGATGAACCCCGATTTTCTGCTCCCCAAGGAGCGCTGCGCCAGCACCTCCAATCGCAATTTCGAGGGACGCCAGGGTAAGGACGGCCGTACCCACCTGGTCGGGCCCGAGATGGCGGCGGCGGCGGCGATCGCCGGCCATTTCGTCGACGTGCGGAGCTGGCGCTGA
- the leuD gene encoding 3-isopropylmalate dehydratase small subunit, which translates to MQAFKTFTGLVAPLDRPNVDTDAIIPKQFLKAIVRKGMGEGLFFDWRRNPDGSPNPDFILNQPRYREATILLARANFGIGSSREHAVWALADQGFRAVIAPSFGDIFHNNSLKNGFLPIKLSEDQIDGLFARTARQDLRLTINLETQTVSDDAGWSASFEIDTQSRTCLLEGLDDIALTLRHEAAITAYEKAHPVPYRAHA; encoded by the coding sequence ATGCAGGCATTCAAGACTTTTACCGGCTTGGTGGCGCCGCTGGATCGGCCCAATGTCGATACCGATGCGATCATTCCCAAACAGTTCCTCAAGGCAATCGTGCGCAAGGGGATGGGAGAAGGCTTATTCTTTGATTGGCGGCGTAATCCCGACGGCTCACCCAATCCGGACTTCATCCTCAACCAACCGCGCTACCGCGAGGCCACCATACTGTTGGCGCGGGCCAATTTCGGGATTGGCAGCTCGCGCGAGCATGCGGTATGGGCACTGGCGGACCAAGGCTTTCGTGCCGTGATTGCACCTTCCTTCGGCGACATCTTTCATAACAACTCGCTCAAGAACGGTTTTTTGCCGATCAAACTGAGCGAGGATCAAATCGATGGGCTGTTTGCCCGCACCGCCCGGCAGGATCTCCGGCTGACTATCAACCTGGAAACTCAGACCGTCAGCGATGACGCCGGCTGGAGCGCATCTTTTGAGATCGATACGCAAAGCCGCACCTGCCTGCTCGAAGGGCTGGACGATATCGCCTTGACCCTGCGCCATGAAGCCGCGATCACGGCCTACGAAAAGGCCCATCCAGTCCCCTACCGGGCACATGCCTGA